The Ananas comosus cultivar F153 linkage group 20, ASM154086v1, whole genome shotgun sequence region GGATCAGATtagtttctttttcctttcttaatGAGATGATGAGATTCTCAGAACACACATTCATTTCTTTCGTATTGTTGACTTCTcagagaagagaaaataaaCTAGAAAAAGGAGAGAACAAATTATTCTACCAAATTAAGCGGAATTTGAAACTGTTTAAccaactcaaaattcaaaatacaacCAAATACTGATTGTGAATGTCAAACTTTCACAAATCTCAAACAATAGTTACTGAAAACTAATTATACCGAATAACTCACTCAACGCGACGGTTAACTCTCCACACTTTAACAGTTGAACTACACTTAAGCATCAAGTTAAACATTACACCGAGTGTATAAAACTCGAGCATCGCCGTTTACTTTTGTGGCTTGGGTCTTCTAGCTCTTAGAAGCTTGTTTGTCTTTGGCTTTTTGGATCTTCAAAACCTTCTTCACGATCTTTTGCTCTTCAATCAAAAATGCTCGAATAATTCTGCAAAATTTGTTTGAATAATAATTGGTCCTTGTTTTACTCTGTTCCTGAAACTTCCGTACTTTGAAGAGAAGCAAATATTCATTTGGCAAACAAAAGGCCTGCTGAAGTTTTTGCTcgaagcaaaagctccaatttaaGCATTTCGTATCACATTGTACTTCTTCAAATAACTATACTCAAACAGCACTTTGCCAGAAAGTAAAAGGGACAGAGAAAAGGCCCTTAGAAACATAAAGCACCAAAATTTATATAGGTAACGATGTAGTGGATAGTTGTTAAGACCTTTCTCTAACTGCACCTCCAGATAGAACTCCACCGTAGGCGCGGTTCACGGTCCTCCGGTTCCTGGATAATCTCGACCTCTTGTACTCAGCTGGCCTTAAGTGAGGAATCTAAAAGCATCCAAAAAAAACAATAAGCACTCTGAATAAAAAAGGGGGTGGGGGGGAGGGAATGATGATACATATAATACAGATTCAGGAAAACCAACAGATTGAACAGCATTCTCCCAATTCCAATTCAAGCCCTAACGACTGCGCCAAATTGAAACTCTGAAAGGTAAAATATCTAGTTTAACCTATGcaatttttggtataaaaaatctGCGCTGATATATTCTTGTAGCAATCTAACTACACATATCTATTCTCAAAACGTTTCATCGATCTGAAAAAGTGATGGACCTCTCAACTGTATATTCGTACATAGGCACAGGAagggaaaacaaaaacaacagtTGCACAATAAATACTAAAAAAGTCGCCAGAGATAATGTGAAATGTGTATAAGAAGCTAAATGTATCTAATAAGCATGTTGAACAAGATACGAGTCATTGTATACGAAacacagggaaaaaaaaaatttaaccaaaGAGTTTTACAGGTACCAAGTCCACTCTACGATACTAAACAACACTAAAATTGCATCTTATGCTTCATAGAGAAGCCTATAAACTCATTCAACAGTAACGTTTAGTTCACAAACTTCATAATTATATGATTGGTATTCTAAAAACTAACTAAAAATGCAAATTTTAAATGCGTGGAATTGCTTACTCCTTGAATTCTCTTGCCCGTCACCGGGCATTTAGGTCCGCTCGCCCTCTTATTCGTGTATTGGTACACAAGCCTACCACCTACAATCCAAATCAAGCACATTGAACACTAATCCATAAGCACAATACAACAACAAACACTTCAAacgaataaatatatatatttttaaacaaacACATGAATCCTCATCGTGATCACATACAATATCTAAGCCAAAAAGATGAAttactaagaaaaaaaaaatagctttcTAGCAAAACATAATAGACCTTGCATACcaaaaaatgaaaatcaaatattttgaaataagcatcttaaatttgaacattttgattttatggcgtcaaattttgaaatagttataaataagtaaatttgaTGCTATTAGTAACATTTTTGATAGAATATTGCATCCAGTAACAGAACATTCTTTATTCCGTTAAATTAAGGAACATAACGCGGGATAAAAATCAAATCTTTTTTTGAAATTCATATACCTATTTCAGAAATACTACAAAATTAGacaacaaaatcaaaaattttcaaattcagattttgtgaTATCAAAAAGGAAGGTATGATTCAACTAACTGAAAAAGAAACGAAACAATATTTGATTCAACTCATCGAAaattaatggaaaaaaaaaaaaacttggaatGATGGGAATTGAAGGGGAAAGAGATTGGGGGGAACGTTACCAGGGGTTTTAACAACCCTAGTTTGGTTGGATTTGGTGGCGTAGCTATGCCTCTTTCGATACGTTAGTCGCTGCACCATTTTCGCTTCTGCTTCTTCGCgaagctctctttctctgtgtAATGTAAAGCTCgaagaagcaaaaaagaggCGCCTTTTATGGGCGCCGCCGTTTTGGGTATACGGAAGAGGAGAAGGGTCATAAAAATATGACCTAAAATGGACGGTGCAGATCTAgccatccaacggccgaaaagaTCGGGTGCACTGGACCGGTCCAATTCACTCGACCTCGCGGGTTCGTTCGGACCCGGTTCGGCAAATTAGTTGGATTACTCTTCAACCTAGACCTAGTGGGTTCGTTTCGACTCGATTTGGCAATTCGGTTCGTCAGTTAGGCATTGTTTGATCCGGCTTTTGCTTTCAATTTCAACTGCAGTTAATCGAAGACTGTTTAGCCCTGCTCCTgcttttaaatgaaataaacgaagcgggtagtatgtTAATTGAAAACCGTCCctaaagtaagtggcaaagggtttggtggttggtacccgagacccaagttcgaatcctagttgattcacatttccagcgaagttatttctaaatgaaataaacgaagcgggtagcatgctatctttctctcaaaaaaaaaaaaaaaaaaaatcatcgcttgttagaaagaaaatttattttgtcaAGAATGGGATTCGAACCCATGCCCTTTCGGACCAGTACCTAAAACTGGCGCCTTAGACCAACTCGGCCATCTTGACTTGTGTATTTTTAGGCTTGTAAATCTTATATTAAACAAATCAATAAAATGGAGTAAAACTATCACTAATATatgattattaatttgatagaaatttataataaataaaaataaaattataacgtagtttgatacaatttttttaataaaggattttttttttgcatttaacccctcagaaatttttttttttataaataattccaCAATTTATATTCACAAAATTGACGCTATTTCCGCCACGCAAGTGCTATGCGAGCGCTAATTTAGCTTAAGTTAAACACGATATTTGATTCAccgtattttattattttttctacaagatttaaaatttagaagggtTACGATGAATTATTCATGGTATTTAAACATGATGAATAATTCATCATGTTCAGCATAATCTTCATTGCCATCGATGCTCGCGTGGTAAGgatagggttaattttataaatataaattttatgtaaaaaaaaattcctaacaagattaaatgcaaaaaaaattcttaaatcaAAGATTgacaaatgcataaaaaataattaattaataatttttttgatacaGGATAGTAAAGTGATATTACGCTAAACCAAGATGAGAGGTAAATTGAAATTAACTCTAAAATTTGTAACTGCTTTTgcagaattaaaaatttgttttgaatttgaattttttttaaaaaaagttattttaaaaactagatcataaaaaataaaaaaaacataatttgatCAAACGAACGCAAATGAAACCACGTCTAACGATGAAATGAAACCCCCTCTCCATCACCATCACCATCACcatcaccaccacctcctcctccgttCCCTTCTCaacgaaaccctaaaccctctcCACCACCTCCGAGCTCTCTCCACCTCCTCTCCCAATCCCCGCACCACCCATGTCCCCGAATCCCCTCCTCTCCCCCCCGCCACCTCCCTCTCCCACCGCCACGCCCGCTCCCTCCCCGTCTCCGGCTCCCCCGCCCGCGCCCTCCACCTGCTCGACGAAATGCCCCAACCAAACCTCGCCTCCTACAACCTCACCCTATCATCCTACAATCGCCTCTCTCGATTCGACAAAACCATCTCCGCCTTTCGCCGGCTCCGTCTCGCGGGCTTCGTCCCCGACCAATTCGCCTACGGTAGCGTGCTCTCGGCTTGCGCCGCTTCGGAGGACGTTGCATTCGGCGAGCAGGTCTATTCAATTGTTTTGAAATATGGGTTTTGCTCTAATGGGTATGTTTGTACCGGAATGATTGATCTATTTGCGAAAAATGGGAGGTTCGGTGATGCAGTGAAGGTGTTTGAGGAAAGTGCTAATCGCGAGAATGTTGTTTGTTGGAATGCCGTTATCGCTGGAGCGGTGCGGAACGGCGAGAATTCGGTTGCTTTGCGGCTTTTTTGTGATATGCTTGCCGGGTTTTGTGCGCCGAATGGCTTTACCTTCTCGAGTGTTCTGTGTGCTTGTGCAGCGGTCGGGGAGCTCTGGGTTGGTAGGGGTGTACATGCTTTGGTGGTCAAATGTGATTCGGAAGCCGATGTCTTTGTCAGAACTGCCATTGTAGATTTGTATGCGAAATGCGGGGATATGGATGCGGCGATGAACGAGTTCGTGCATATGCCGATTCGTAATGTGGTCTCTTGGACCGCGATTATCTCCGGTTTTGTTCGGGAGGAGGCCGCATTTGATGCTCTAAGACTTTTtaaagaaatgatcaaaagcggT contains the following coding sequences:
- the LOC109725363 gene encoding 60S ribosomal protein L34-like, with the protein product MVQRLTYRKRHSYATKSNQTRVVKTPGGRLVYQYTNKRASGPKCPVTGKRIQGIPHLRPAEYKRSRLSRNRRTVNRAYGGVLSGGAVRERIIRAFLIEEQKIVKKVLKIQKAKDKQASKS